The Sorangiineae bacterium MSr11367 genome window below encodes:
- a CDS encoding TRIC cation channel family protein — protein sequence MLLTVLALVGVGVIGASGALAAVRARLDLFGVVVLAMVTALGGGIARDVLLAIRPPTSLVDWRNLVVSGGAGLAVFWLHPHVARLRKAVLLADAVGLGLFTTASTVTALDHGAPMHTACLIGMIGGIGGGVLRDVLLREIPFVLRKEIYALAALPGAMVVTLGARFALPAGPVSLVGAALICTVRVLALWRHWNAPIAGGDG from the coding sequence GTGCTGCTCACTGTGTTGGCCTTGGTCGGTGTGGGGGTCATTGGTGCTTCGGGTGCGCTCGCCGCCGTGCGAGCTCGTCTCGACCTTTTCGGTGTCGTCGTTCTGGCCATGGTCACGGCGCTGGGCGGCGGCATCGCGCGAGACGTTCTTCTCGCGATCCGCCCCCCAACGTCGCTGGTCGATTGGCGCAACCTCGTGGTTTCCGGCGGGGCCGGATTGGCCGTGTTCTGGCTGCATCCCCACGTTGCCCGATTGCGCAAGGCCGTCTTGTTGGCCGACGCGGTCGGCCTCGGCCTGTTCACCACCGCCAGCACCGTCACCGCCCTCGACCACGGCGCCCCCATGCATACCGCTTGCTTGATCGGGATGATCGGCGGGATCGGCGGCGGCGTCTTGCGGGACGTACTTCTGCGCGAGATCCCGTTCGTCCTCCGCAAGGAAATCTACGCGCTCGCCGCACTGCCGGGAGCCATGGTGGTCACCCTCGGAGCGCGGTTCGCACTCCCCGCCGGCCCCGTATCCTTGGTGGGCGCCGCACTCATTTGCACCGTCCGCGTGCTCGCCCTCTGGCGACACTGGAATGCGCCCATCGCCGGCGGGGATGGCTAA